One genomic segment of Vulpes vulpes isolate BD-2025 chromosome 2, VulVul3, whole genome shotgun sequence includes these proteins:
- the PCDH1 gene encoding protocadherin-1 isoform X4, which produces MGPLKPSPGPSGQRLLLALLLLLAASPGHATRVVYKVPEEQPPNTLIGSLAADYGFPDVGHLYKLEVGAPYLRVDGKTGDIFTTETSIDREGLRECQNQLPGEPCILEFEVSITDLVQNGSPRLLEGQIEVQDINDNTPNFASPVITLPIPENTNIGSLFPIPVASDRDAGPNGVASYELQAGPEAQELFGLQVAEDQEGKQPQLIVMGNLDRERWDSYDLTIKVQDGGSPPRASSALLRVTVLDTNDNAPKFERPSYEAELSENSPIGHSVIQVKANDSDQGANAEIDYTFHQAPEVVRRLLRLDRNTGLITVQGPVDREDLSTLRFSVLAKDRGTNPKSARAQVVVTVKDMNDNAPTIEIRGIGLVTHQDGMANISEDVAEETAVALVQVSDRDEGENAAVTCVVANDVPFQLRQASETGSDSKKKYFLQTTTPLDYEKVKDYTIEIVAVDSGNPPLSSTNSLKVQVVDVNDNAPVFTQSITEVAFPENNKPGEVVAEVTASDADSGSNAELVYSLEPEPAAKGLFTISPDTGEIRVKTSLDREQRDSYELKVVAADRGSPSLQGTATVLVNVLDCNDNDPKFMLSGYNFSVMENMPALSPVGMVTVIDGDKGENARVQLTVEQDNGDFVIQNGTGTILSSLSFDREHQSTYTFQLKAVDGGVPPRSAYVGVTINVLDENDNAPFITAPSNTSHQLLTPQTRLGETVSQVTAEDIDSGVNAELTYSIAGGNPYGLFQIGSHSGAITLEKEIERRHHGLHRLVVKVSDRGKPPRYGTALVHLYVNETLANRTLLETLLGHSLDTPLDIDIAGDPEYERSKQRGNILFGVVAGVVAVALLIALAVLVRYCRQREAKSGYQAGKKETKDLYAPKPSSKASKGNKSKGKKSKSPKPVKPVEDEDEAGLQKSLKFNLMSDAPGDSPRIHLPLNYPPGSPDLGRHYRSNSPLPSIQLQPQSPSASKKHQVVQDLPPANTFVGTGDTTSTGSEQYSDYSYRTNPPKYPSKQLPHRRVTFSATSQAQELQDPSQHSYYDSGLEESETPSSKSSSGPRLGPLALPEDHYERTTPDGSIGEMEHPENEPAGRSRP; this is translated from the exons ATGGGGCCCCTGaagcccagcccaggccccagcGGGCAACGGTTGCTGCTGGCACTGCTGCTTCTGCTGGCTGCATCCCCAGGTCATGCCACTCGGGTGGTGTACAAAGTACCGGAGGAACAGCCACCCAACACCCTCATTGGGAGCCTCGCAGCTGACTATGGCTTTCCAGATGTGGGCCACTTGTACAAACTAGAGGTAGGCGCCCCATACCTGCGAGTGGATGGCAAGACGGGAGACATCTTCACCACTGAGACCTCTATCGACCGCGAGGGGCTGCGTGAATGCCAGAACCAGCTCCCCGGTGAGCCTTGCATCCTGGAGTTTGAGGTGTCTATTACGGACCTCGTGCAGAATGGCAGTCCCCGGCTGTTAGAGGGCCAGATAGAGGTACAGGACATCAATGACAACACACCCAACTTTGCCTCACCAGTCATCACGCTACCCATCCCGGAGAACACCAACATTGGCTCACTCTTCCCCATCCCGGTGGCCTCTGACCGTGATGCTGGCCCCAACGGTGTGGCATCATATGAGCTGCAGGCCGGGCCCGAGGCCCAGGAGCTATTTGGGCTTCAGGTGGCAGAGGACCAGGAGGGGAAGCAGCCACAGCTCATCGTGATGGGCAACCTGGACCGGGAGCGCTGGGATTCCTATGACCTCACCATCAAGGTGCAGGATGGTGGCAGCCCCCCACGTGCCAGCAGTGCCCTGCTGCGAGTCACTGTGCTTGACACCAATGACAACGCCCCCAAGTTTGAACGGCCCTCCTACGAGGCTGAACTGTCTGAGAACAGCCCCATAGGCCACTCGGTCATCCAG GTGAAGGCCAACGACTCGGACCAAGGTGCCAACGCGGAGATTGACTACACGTTCCACCAGGCGCCCGAGGTGGTGAGGCGTCTCCTGCGACTGGACAGAAACACTGGACTTATCACTGTGCAGGGCCCCGTGGATCGTGAGGACCTAAGTACCCTGCGCTTCTCGGTGCTCGCCAAGGACCGAGGCACCAACCCCAAGAGTGCCCGTGCCCAAGTGGTAGTGACTGTGAAGGACATGAATGACAATGCCCCCACCATTGAGATCCGGGGCATAGGGCTGGTGACCCATCAAGACGGGATGGCCAATATCTCAGAGGATgtggcagaggaaacagcagtgGCCTTGGTGCAGGTATCTGACCGAGATGAGGGAGAGAATGCAGCTGTCACCTGTGTGGTGGCAAATGATGTACCCTTCCAGCTACGCCAGGCCAGTGAGACAGGAAgtgacagcaaaaagaaatacttCCTTCAGACCACCACTCCGCTCGACTACGAGAAGGTCAAAGACTATACCATAGAGATTGTTGCTGTGGACTCTGGCAACCCCCCACTCTCGAGCACCAACTCCCTCAAGGTCCAGGTGGTGGACGTCAATGACAATGCCCCTGTCTTCACACAGAGCATCACAGAGGTCGCCTTCCCAGAAAACAACAAGCCGGGTGAAGTGGTCGCTGAAGTCACTGCCAGTGATGCCGACTCAGGCTCTAATGCCGAGCTGGTTTACTCTCTGGAGCCTGAGCCGGCTGCCAAGGGCCTCTTCACCATCTCACCTGACACTGGAGAGATCCGGGTGAAGACATCCCTTGACCGGGAACAGCGGGACAGTTATGAGTTAAAAGTGGTGGCAGCTGACCGGGGCAGTCCCAGCCTGCAGGGCACAGCCACCGTCCTTGTCAATGTTCTGGATTGCAATGACAATGACCCCAAGTTTATGCTGAGTGGCTACAACTTCTCAGTGATGGAGAACATGCCAGCGCTGAGTCCAGTGGGCATGGTGACTGTCATTGATGGGGACAAAGGGGAGAATGCCCGGGTACAGCTGACGGTGGAGCAGGACAATGGTGACTTTGTTATCCAAAACGGTACGGGCACCATCCTCTCCAGCCTGAGCTTTGATCGAGAGCATCAAAGCACCTATACCTTCCAGCTGAAGGCAGTGGATGGTGGTGTCCCACCTCGCTCAGCTTACGTTGGTGTCACCATCAATGTGCTGGATGAGAATGACAATGCGCCCTTTATCACTGCCCCTTCCAACACCTCTCACCAGCTGTTGACCCCCCAGACCCGTCTTGGTGAGACGGTCAGCCAGGTGACAGCTGAAGACATTGACTCTGGTGTCAATGCAGAGTTGACCTACAGCATTGCTGGTGGCAACCCTTACGGACTCTTCCAGATTGGGTCACACTCAGGTGCCATCACCCTTGAGAAGGAGATTGAGCGGCGCCACCATGGGCTACACCGCCTCGTGGTAAAGGTCAGTGACCGTGGCAAGCCCCCGCGCTATGGCACAGCCTTGGTCCACCTTTATGTCAATGAGACCCTGGCCAACCGCACGCTTCTGGAGACCCTGCTGGGCCACAGCCTGGACACGCCACTGGACATCGACATTGCTGGGGATCCAGAATATGAGCGCTCCAAGCAACGTGGCAACATCCTCTTCGGTGTGGTGGCTGGTGTCGTAGCTGTGGCCTTGCTCATTGCCCTGGCAGTGCTTGTACGCTACTGCCGGCAGCGGGAGGCCAAGAGTGGCTACCAGGCTGGTAAGAAGGAGACCAAGGACCTGTATGCCCCCAAGCCCAGCAGTAAAGCCtccaagggcaacaaaagcaaggGCAAGAAGAGCAAGTCCCCGAAGCCCGTGAAGCCAGTGGAAGATGAGGACGAGGCCGGGCTGCAGAAATCCCTTAAGTTCAATCTGATGAGCGATGCCCCCGGAGATAGCCCCCGCATCCACCTGCCCCTCAACTACCCACCGGGCAGCCCTGATCTGGGCCGCCACTACCGCTCTAACTCCCCACTGCCTTCCATCCAGCTGCAGCCCCAGTCACCCTCGGCCTCCAAGAAGCACCAGGTGGTCCAGGACCTGCCACCCGCAAACACATTTGTGGGCACTGGTGACACCACGTCCACAGGCTCTGAGCAGTACTCCGACTACAGCTACCGCACCAACCCCCCCAAATACCCCAGCAAGCAG TTACCTCACCGCCGCGTCACCTTCTCCGCCACCAGTCAGGCCCAAGAGCTGCAGGACCCATCCCAGCACAGTTACTATGACAGTGGCCTGGAGGAGTCTGAGACGCCATCCAGCAAGTCATCCTCGGGACCCCGACTCGGTCCCCTGGCTCTGCCTGAGGATCACTATGAACGCACCACCCCTGATGGCAGCATAGGAGAGATGGAGCACCCCGAGAACG AGCCGGCTGGCCGGAGCAGGCCCTGA
- the PCDH1 gene encoding protocadherin-1 isoform X3 — translation MDSGAGGPRCPEAALLILGTARMGPLKPSPGPSGQRLLLALLLLLAASPGHATRVVYKVPEEQPPNTLIGSLAADYGFPDVGHLYKLEVGAPYLRVDGKTGDIFTTETSIDREGLRECQNQLPGEPCILEFEVSITDLVQNGSPRLLEGQIEVQDINDNTPNFASPVITLPIPENTNIGSLFPIPVASDRDAGPNGVASYELQAGPEAQELFGLQVAEDQEGKQPQLIVMGNLDRERWDSYDLTIKVQDGGSPPRASSALLRVTVLDTNDNAPKFERPSYEAELSENSPIGHSVIQVKANDSDQGANAEIDYTFHQAPEVVRRLLRLDRNTGLITVQGPVDREDLSTLRFSVLAKDRGTNPKSARAQVVVTVKDMNDNAPTIEIRGIGLVTHQDGMANISEDVAEETAVALVQVSDRDEGENAAVTCVVANDVPFQLRQASETGSDSKKKYFLQTTTPLDYEKVKDYTIEIVAVDSGNPPLSSTNSLKVQVVDVNDNAPVFTQSITEVAFPENNKPGEVVAEVTASDADSGSNAELVYSLEPEPAAKGLFTISPDTGEIRVKTSLDREQRDSYELKVVAADRGSPSLQGTATVLVNVLDCNDNDPKFMLSGYNFSVMENMPALSPVGMVTVIDGDKGENARVQLTVEQDNGDFVIQNGTGTILSSLSFDREHQSTYTFQLKAVDGGVPPRSAYVGVTINVLDENDNAPFITAPSNTSHQLLTPQTRLGETVSQVTAEDIDSGVNAELTYSIAGGNPYGLFQIGSHSGAITLEKEIERRHHGLHRLVVKVSDRGKPPRYGTALVHLYVNETLANRTLLETLLGHSLDTPLDIDIAGDPEYERSKQRGNILFGVVAGVVAVALLIALAVLVRYCRQREAKSGYQAGKKETKDLYAPKPSSKASKGNKSKGKKSKSPKPVKPVEDEDEAGLQKSLKFNLMSDAPGDSPRIHLPLNYPPGSPDLGRHYRSNSPLPSIQLQPQSPSASKKHQVVQDLPPANTFVGTGDTTSTGSEQYSDYSYRTNPPKYPSKQLPHRRVTFSATSQAQELQDPSQHSYYDSGLEESETPSSKSSSGPRLGPLALPEDHYERTTPDGSIGEMEHPENEPAGRSRP, via the exons ATGGACAGCGGGGCCGGCGGCCCGCGCTGCCCCGAGGCGG CCCTCCTGATTCTAGGTACTGCCAGGATGGGGCCCCTGaagcccagcccaggccccagcGGGCAACGGTTGCTGCTGGCACTGCTGCTTCTGCTGGCTGCATCCCCAGGTCATGCCACTCGGGTGGTGTACAAAGTACCGGAGGAACAGCCACCCAACACCCTCATTGGGAGCCTCGCAGCTGACTATGGCTTTCCAGATGTGGGCCACTTGTACAAACTAGAGGTAGGCGCCCCATACCTGCGAGTGGATGGCAAGACGGGAGACATCTTCACCACTGAGACCTCTATCGACCGCGAGGGGCTGCGTGAATGCCAGAACCAGCTCCCCGGTGAGCCTTGCATCCTGGAGTTTGAGGTGTCTATTACGGACCTCGTGCAGAATGGCAGTCCCCGGCTGTTAGAGGGCCAGATAGAGGTACAGGACATCAATGACAACACACCCAACTTTGCCTCACCAGTCATCACGCTACCCATCCCGGAGAACACCAACATTGGCTCACTCTTCCCCATCCCGGTGGCCTCTGACCGTGATGCTGGCCCCAACGGTGTGGCATCATATGAGCTGCAGGCCGGGCCCGAGGCCCAGGAGCTATTTGGGCTTCAGGTGGCAGAGGACCAGGAGGGGAAGCAGCCACAGCTCATCGTGATGGGCAACCTGGACCGGGAGCGCTGGGATTCCTATGACCTCACCATCAAGGTGCAGGATGGTGGCAGCCCCCCACGTGCCAGCAGTGCCCTGCTGCGAGTCACTGTGCTTGACACCAATGACAACGCCCCCAAGTTTGAACGGCCCTCCTACGAGGCTGAACTGTCTGAGAACAGCCCCATAGGCCACTCGGTCATCCAG GTGAAGGCCAACGACTCGGACCAAGGTGCCAACGCGGAGATTGACTACACGTTCCACCAGGCGCCCGAGGTGGTGAGGCGTCTCCTGCGACTGGACAGAAACACTGGACTTATCACTGTGCAGGGCCCCGTGGATCGTGAGGACCTAAGTACCCTGCGCTTCTCGGTGCTCGCCAAGGACCGAGGCACCAACCCCAAGAGTGCCCGTGCCCAAGTGGTAGTGACTGTGAAGGACATGAATGACAATGCCCCCACCATTGAGATCCGGGGCATAGGGCTGGTGACCCATCAAGACGGGATGGCCAATATCTCAGAGGATgtggcagaggaaacagcagtgGCCTTGGTGCAGGTATCTGACCGAGATGAGGGAGAGAATGCAGCTGTCACCTGTGTGGTGGCAAATGATGTACCCTTCCAGCTACGCCAGGCCAGTGAGACAGGAAgtgacagcaaaaagaaatacttCCTTCAGACCACCACTCCGCTCGACTACGAGAAGGTCAAAGACTATACCATAGAGATTGTTGCTGTGGACTCTGGCAACCCCCCACTCTCGAGCACCAACTCCCTCAAGGTCCAGGTGGTGGACGTCAATGACAATGCCCCTGTCTTCACACAGAGCATCACAGAGGTCGCCTTCCCAGAAAACAACAAGCCGGGTGAAGTGGTCGCTGAAGTCACTGCCAGTGATGCCGACTCAGGCTCTAATGCCGAGCTGGTTTACTCTCTGGAGCCTGAGCCGGCTGCCAAGGGCCTCTTCACCATCTCACCTGACACTGGAGAGATCCGGGTGAAGACATCCCTTGACCGGGAACAGCGGGACAGTTATGAGTTAAAAGTGGTGGCAGCTGACCGGGGCAGTCCCAGCCTGCAGGGCACAGCCACCGTCCTTGTCAATGTTCTGGATTGCAATGACAATGACCCCAAGTTTATGCTGAGTGGCTACAACTTCTCAGTGATGGAGAACATGCCAGCGCTGAGTCCAGTGGGCATGGTGACTGTCATTGATGGGGACAAAGGGGAGAATGCCCGGGTACAGCTGACGGTGGAGCAGGACAATGGTGACTTTGTTATCCAAAACGGTACGGGCACCATCCTCTCCAGCCTGAGCTTTGATCGAGAGCATCAAAGCACCTATACCTTCCAGCTGAAGGCAGTGGATGGTGGTGTCCCACCTCGCTCAGCTTACGTTGGTGTCACCATCAATGTGCTGGATGAGAATGACAATGCGCCCTTTATCACTGCCCCTTCCAACACCTCTCACCAGCTGTTGACCCCCCAGACCCGTCTTGGTGAGACGGTCAGCCAGGTGACAGCTGAAGACATTGACTCTGGTGTCAATGCAGAGTTGACCTACAGCATTGCTGGTGGCAACCCTTACGGACTCTTCCAGATTGGGTCACACTCAGGTGCCATCACCCTTGAGAAGGAGATTGAGCGGCGCCACCATGGGCTACACCGCCTCGTGGTAAAGGTCAGTGACCGTGGCAAGCCCCCGCGCTATGGCACAGCCTTGGTCCACCTTTATGTCAATGAGACCCTGGCCAACCGCACGCTTCTGGAGACCCTGCTGGGCCACAGCCTGGACACGCCACTGGACATCGACATTGCTGGGGATCCAGAATATGAGCGCTCCAAGCAACGTGGCAACATCCTCTTCGGTGTGGTGGCTGGTGTCGTAGCTGTGGCCTTGCTCATTGCCCTGGCAGTGCTTGTACGCTACTGCCGGCAGCGGGAGGCCAAGAGTGGCTACCAGGCTGGTAAGAAGGAGACCAAGGACCTGTATGCCCCCAAGCCCAGCAGTAAAGCCtccaagggcaacaaaagcaaggGCAAGAAGAGCAAGTCCCCGAAGCCCGTGAAGCCAGTGGAAGATGAGGACGAGGCCGGGCTGCAGAAATCCCTTAAGTTCAATCTGATGAGCGATGCCCCCGGAGATAGCCCCCGCATCCACCTGCCCCTCAACTACCCACCGGGCAGCCCTGATCTGGGCCGCCACTACCGCTCTAACTCCCCACTGCCTTCCATCCAGCTGCAGCCCCAGTCACCCTCGGCCTCCAAGAAGCACCAGGTGGTCCAGGACCTGCCACCCGCAAACACATTTGTGGGCACTGGTGACACCACGTCCACAGGCTCTGAGCAGTACTCCGACTACAGCTACCGCACCAACCCCCCCAAATACCCCAGCAAGCAG TTACCTCACCGCCGCGTCACCTTCTCCGCCACCAGTCAGGCCCAAGAGCTGCAGGACCCATCCCAGCACAGTTACTATGACAGTGGCCTGGAGGAGTCTGAGACGCCATCCAGCAAGTCATCCTCGGGACCCCGACTCGGTCCCCTGGCTCTGCCTGAGGATCACTATGAACGCACCACCCCTGATGGCAGCATAGGAGAGATGGAGCACCCCGAGAACG AGCCGGCTGGCCGGAGCAGGCCCTGA
- the PCDH1 gene encoding protocadherin-1 isoform X5, with protein MGPLKPSPGPSGQRLLLALLLLLAASPGHATRVVYKVPEEQPPNTLIGSLAADYGFPDVGHLYKLEVGAPYLRVDGKTGDIFTTETSIDREGLRECQNQLPGEPCILEFEVSITDLVQNGSPRLLEGQIEVQDINDNTPNFASPVITLPIPENTNIGSLFPIPVASDRDAGPNGVASYELQAGPEAQELFGLQVAEDQEGKQPQLIVMGNLDRERWDSYDLTIKVQDGGSPPRASSALLRVTVLDTNDNAPKFERPSYEAELSENSPIGHSVIQVKANDSDQGANAEIDYTFHQAPEVVRRLLRLDRNTGLITVQGPVDREDLSTLRFSVLAKDRGTNPKSARAQVVVTVKDMNDNAPTIEIRGIGLVTHQDGMANISEDVAEETAVALVQVSDRDEGENAAVTCVVANDVPFQLRQASETGSDSKKKYFLQTTTPLDYEKVKDYTIEIVAVDSGNPPLSSTNSLKVQVVDVNDNAPVFTQSITEVAFPENNKPGEVVAEVTASDADSGSNAELVYSLEPEPAAKGLFTISPDTGEIRVKTSLDREQRDSYELKVVAADRGSPSLQGTATVLVNVLDCNDNDPKFMLSGYNFSVMENMPALSPVGMVTVIDGDKGENARVQLTVEQDNGDFVIQNGTGTILSSLSFDREHQSTYTFQLKAVDGGVPPRSAYVGVTINVLDENDNAPFITAPSNTSHQLLTPQTRLGETVSQVTAEDIDSGVNAELTYSIAGGNPYGLFQIGSHSGAITLEKEIERRHHGLHRLVVKVSDRGKPPRYGTALVHLYVNETLANRTLLETLLGHSLDTPLDIDIAGDPEYERSKQRGNILFGVVAGVVAVALLIALAVLVRYCRQREAKSGYQAGKKETKDLYAPKPSSKASKGNKSKGKKSKSPKPVKPVEDEDEAGLQKSLKFNLMSDAPGDSPRIHLPLNYPPGSPDLGRHYRSNSPLPSIQLQPQSPSASKKHQVVQDLPPANTFVGTGDTTSTGSEQYSDYSYRTNPPKYPSKQVGQPLRLSTPRPLPHPYHGAIWTEVWE; from the exons ATGGGGCCCCTGaagcccagcccaggccccagcGGGCAACGGTTGCTGCTGGCACTGCTGCTTCTGCTGGCTGCATCCCCAGGTCATGCCACTCGGGTGGTGTACAAAGTACCGGAGGAACAGCCACCCAACACCCTCATTGGGAGCCTCGCAGCTGACTATGGCTTTCCAGATGTGGGCCACTTGTACAAACTAGAGGTAGGCGCCCCATACCTGCGAGTGGATGGCAAGACGGGAGACATCTTCACCACTGAGACCTCTATCGACCGCGAGGGGCTGCGTGAATGCCAGAACCAGCTCCCCGGTGAGCCTTGCATCCTGGAGTTTGAGGTGTCTATTACGGACCTCGTGCAGAATGGCAGTCCCCGGCTGTTAGAGGGCCAGATAGAGGTACAGGACATCAATGACAACACACCCAACTTTGCCTCACCAGTCATCACGCTACCCATCCCGGAGAACACCAACATTGGCTCACTCTTCCCCATCCCGGTGGCCTCTGACCGTGATGCTGGCCCCAACGGTGTGGCATCATATGAGCTGCAGGCCGGGCCCGAGGCCCAGGAGCTATTTGGGCTTCAGGTGGCAGAGGACCAGGAGGGGAAGCAGCCACAGCTCATCGTGATGGGCAACCTGGACCGGGAGCGCTGGGATTCCTATGACCTCACCATCAAGGTGCAGGATGGTGGCAGCCCCCCACGTGCCAGCAGTGCCCTGCTGCGAGTCACTGTGCTTGACACCAATGACAACGCCCCCAAGTTTGAACGGCCCTCCTACGAGGCTGAACTGTCTGAGAACAGCCCCATAGGCCACTCGGTCATCCAG GTGAAGGCCAACGACTCGGACCAAGGTGCCAACGCGGAGATTGACTACACGTTCCACCAGGCGCCCGAGGTGGTGAGGCGTCTCCTGCGACTGGACAGAAACACTGGACTTATCACTGTGCAGGGCCCCGTGGATCGTGAGGACCTAAGTACCCTGCGCTTCTCGGTGCTCGCCAAGGACCGAGGCACCAACCCCAAGAGTGCCCGTGCCCAAGTGGTAGTGACTGTGAAGGACATGAATGACAATGCCCCCACCATTGAGATCCGGGGCATAGGGCTGGTGACCCATCAAGACGGGATGGCCAATATCTCAGAGGATgtggcagaggaaacagcagtgGCCTTGGTGCAGGTATCTGACCGAGATGAGGGAGAGAATGCAGCTGTCACCTGTGTGGTGGCAAATGATGTACCCTTCCAGCTACGCCAGGCCAGTGAGACAGGAAgtgacagcaaaaagaaatacttCCTTCAGACCACCACTCCGCTCGACTACGAGAAGGTCAAAGACTATACCATAGAGATTGTTGCTGTGGACTCTGGCAACCCCCCACTCTCGAGCACCAACTCCCTCAAGGTCCAGGTGGTGGACGTCAATGACAATGCCCCTGTCTTCACACAGAGCATCACAGAGGTCGCCTTCCCAGAAAACAACAAGCCGGGTGAAGTGGTCGCTGAAGTCACTGCCAGTGATGCCGACTCAGGCTCTAATGCCGAGCTGGTTTACTCTCTGGAGCCTGAGCCGGCTGCCAAGGGCCTCTTCACCATCTCACCTGACACTGGAGAGATCCGGGTGAAGACATCCCTTGACCGGGAACAGCGGGACAGTTATGAGTTAAAAGTGGTGGCAGCTGACCGGGGCAGTCCCAGCCTGCAGGGCACAGCCACCGTCCTTGTCAATGTTCTGGATTGCAATGACAATGACCCCAAGTTTATGCTGAGTGGCTACAACTTCTCAGTGATGGAGAACATGCCAGCGCTGAGTCCAGTGGGCATGGTGACTGTCATTGATGGGGACAAAGGGGAGAATGCCCGGGTACAGCTGACGGTGGAGCAGGACAATGGTGACTTTGTTATCCAAAACGGTACGGGCACCATCCTCTCCAGCCTGAGCTTTGATCGAGAGCATCAAAGCACCTATACCTTCCAGCTGAAGGCAGTGGATGGTGGTGTCCCACCTCGCTCAGCTTACGTTGGTGTCACCATCAATGTGCTGGATGAGAATGACAATGCGCCCTTTATCACTGCCCCTTCCAACACCTCTCACCAGCTGTTGACCCCCCAGACCCGTCTTGGTGAGACGGTCAGCCAGGTGACAGCTGAAGACATTGACTCTGGTGTCAATGCAGAGTTGACCTACAGCATTGCTGGTGGCAACCCTTACGGACTCTTCCAGATTGGGTCACACTCAGGTGCCATCACCCTTGAGAAGGAGATTGAGCGGCGCCACCATGGGCTACACCGCCTCGTGGTAAAGGTCAGTGACCGTGGCAAGCCCCCGCGCTATGGCACAGCCTTGGTCCACCTTTATGTCAATGAGACCCTGGCCAACCGCACGCTTCTGGAGACCCTGCTGGGCCACAGCCTGGACACGCCACTGGACATCGACATTGCTGGGGATCCAGAATATGAGCGCTCCAAGCAACGTGGCAACATCCTCTTCGGTGTGGTGGCTGGTGTCGTAGCTGTGGCCTTGCTCATTGCCCTGGCAGTGCTTGTACGCTACTGCCGGCAGCGGGAGGCCAAGAGTGGCTACCAGGCTGGTAAGAAGGAGACCAAGGACCTGTATGCCCCCAAGCCCAGCAGTAAAGCCtccaagggcaacaaaagcaaggGCAAGAAGAGCAAGTCCCCGAAGCCCGTGAAGCCAGTGGAAGATGAGGACGAGGCCGGGCTGCAGAAATCCCTTAAGTTCAATCTGATGAGCGATGCCCCCGGAGATAGCCCCCGCATCCACCTGCCCCTCAACTACCCACCGGGCAGCCCTGATCTGGGCCGCCACTACCGCTCTAACTCCCCACTGCCTTCCATCCAGCTGCAGCCCCAGTCACCCTCGGCCTCCAAGAAGCACCAGGTGGTCCAGGACCTGCCACCCGCAAACACATTTGTGGGCACTGGTGACACCACGTCCACAGGCTCTGAGCAGTACTCCGACTACAGCTACCGCACCAACCCCCCCAAATACCCCAGCAAGCAGGTAGGCCAGCCCTTGCGGCTTAGCACACCCCGgcccctaccccacccctacCATGGGGCCATCTGGACTGAGGTATGGGAGTGA